The following proteins are encoded in a genomic region of Flammeovirga pectinis:
- a CDS encoding bifunctional alpha,alpha-trehalose-phosphate synthase (UDP-forming)/trehalose-phosphatase, whose translation MAKKTIIVSNRLPVTVNKNPDDTLSFHPSSGGLATGLSTTYKQGGNLWIGWPGTYDHSKKEQEHISNELKKDNMAPVFLTKNEVKKFYEGYSNKTLWPLFHYFTEYASYELDLWDAYVHVNQLFCNAILDHAEPEDTIWVHDYQLLLLPGMLREALPDATIGFFQHIPFPSYEIFRLLPWRKETLEGVLGADLIGFHTYDDMRHFLSSINRLLGYDSSLGLVKVKNRLVSVDAFPMGIDYDKFEQAADSEKTKQKIIAYSDLLSKNKSILSIDRLDYSKGIKHRLLSFDKFLSRYPEYQGVVSLILLVVPSRDKVDQYQHLKEEIDTLVGKINGKYSRMNWSPIHYFYRSFSFEGLSALYKTSDVALVTPLRDGMNLVCKEYVASKTDQQGVLILSEMAGAAKELSEAILINPNDENQIVDALYTALTMPEEEQRIRMKEMQKKVRRYNVHRWVEIFMNQLDNIKERQTAMNMRLLPAKSQKRMLEKYTNAQNRIIFLDYDGTLKGFAADPQSVSPDQELKEIMTNLTSDPKNRVVIISGRDKETLEAWFEGFKVDIIAEHGIWLRRGTTDFEMIENLNSDWKSKISRMLDRYVDRTPGSFVEEKAFSIAWHYRKADADFGDLRARELVGNLNYLVSNMNLQVMHGNKVVEVKSQEVNKGKAALKFLSDDTYDFVFAAGDDVTDEDTFLALPKKSYTIKVGLGASAARYNLKTVSDVRQLLTDFNNTDK comes from the coding sequence GATTGGCTGGCCAGGAACTTATGATCATAGTAAAAAAGAGCAAGAACACATTTCTAATGAGCTTAAAAAAGATAATATGGCTCCTGTGTTTCTTACTAAAAACGAAGTTAAAAAATTCTACGAAGGGTATTCAAATAAAACACTTTGGCCACTCTTTCATTATTTTACAGAATACGCATCTTATGAGTTAGATCTTTGGGATGCTTATGTTCATGTAAATCAATTGTTCTGTAACGCCATATTAGATCACGCTGAACCAGAAGATACTATTTGGGTACACGATTATCAGTTGTTACTCCTTCCAGGAATGTTAAGAGAAGCACTACCTGATGCTACAATAGGGTTCTTTCAACATATACCTTTCCCTTCTTATGAAATTTTCCGTCTCTTACCTTGGAGAAAAGAAACATTAGAGGGTGTATTAGGAGCAGACTTAATCGGTTTCCATACATATGATGATATGAGGCACTTCTTGAGTTCTATAAATAGATTATTAGGCTATGATAGCTCTCTTGGACTGGTAAAGGTTAAGAACCGTCTTGTTTCTGTAGATGCCTTTCCTATGGGAATTGATTATGATAAATTTGAACAAGCTGCTGACTCTGAAAAAACAAAACAAAAAATCATTGCCTATAGCGATCTACTTAGTAAAAATAAATCAATTCTTTCTATTGACAGGTTAGACTATAGTAAAGGAATTAAACATAGATTATTAAGTTTTGATAAATTCTTATCACGCTATCCAGAATACCAAGGAGTAGTTTCTTTAATACTACTAGTAGTTCCTTCTAGGGATAAAGTAGATCAATATCAACACTTAAAAGAAGAAATTGACACCCTTGTTGGTAAGATAAACGGTAAGTATAGTAGAATGAACTGGTCTCCTATTCATTACTTCTATAGATCTTTCAGCTTTGAAGGTTTATCGGCACTTTATAAAACTTCTGACGTTGCTCTAGTTACTCCATTAAGAGATGGAATGAACTTAGTATGTAAAGAGTATGTAGCTAGTAAGACAGACCAACAAGGAGTACTTATATTAAGTGAAATGGCTGGTGCAGCTAAAGAACTTTCTGAAGCTATTCTTATTAATCCAAATGATGAAAATCAAATTGTAGATGCACTTTATACTGCCCTTACTATGCCCGAAGAGGAGCAGCGTATTCGTATGAAGGAAATGCAGAAGAAAGTAAGGCGTTACAATGTTCATAGATGGGTTGAAATATTTATGAATCAATTAGACAATATCAAAGAAAGACAAACTGCAATGAACATGCGTTTATTGCCTGCAAAATCACAAAAAAGAATGTTAGAAAAATATACCAACGCTCAAAATAGAATCATATTTTTAGATTATGATGGTACGTTAAAAGGCTTTGCAGCTGATCCACAATCAGTATCTCCAGATCAAGAACTGAAAGAGATAATGACTAATTTAACTTCTGATCCTAAAAATAGAGTTGTTATTATTAGTGGTAGAGATAAAGAAACTTTAGAGGCTTGGTTTGAAGGCTTTAAAGTAGACATAATAGCAGAGCATGGTATTTGGCTTAGAAGAGGGACTACTGACTTTGAAATGATTGAAAACCTGAACTCAGATTGGAAGTCAAAAATTAGTAGAATGTTAGATCGTTATGTAGATCGTACACCCGGATCTTTTGTTGAAGAGAAGGCTTTTTCTATTGCATGGCATTACAGAAAAGCAGATGCAGATTTCGGAGATTTAAGAGCTAGAGAACTAGTAGGTAACTTAAACTACCTTGTCTCTAACATGAATCTACAAGTAATGCATGGAAATAAAGTTGTAGAAGTGAAGAGTCAGGAGGTAAATAAAGGGAAAGCTGCCTTAAAATTCCTCTCGGATGATACATATGATTTTGTATTTGCTGCTGGTGATGATGTTACAGATGAAGATACATTCCTTGCTTTACCTAAGAAATCTTACACTATTAAAGTAGGCTTAGGAGCGTCGGCTGCTAGATATAACTTAAAAACAGTTTCTGATGTAAGACAATTACTCACTGACTTTAATAATACAGACAAATAA
- a CDS encoding ferredoxin--NADP reductase: MNQYTLKVKEVVNETADTVTIKFKQPLFKKVQYQSGQFLTVVSTINDKKVRRSYSMSSTPLLDTTVDITVKRIEGGLVSNFLNDNVKNGDALEVSEPLGQFAFEPDKEVSRNLIFWGAGSGITPLFSMIKSALFFESTSKVTLVYGNRNENSIIFKEQLDELKKKFEDRLEIVHVLSKPSTSWGGFAGRIDDVVSVNILNRLSLGNTVHYLCGPEGMMTSVKSALQRFKVPGNKVFNESFVPVAGDEHSSDVNEQNVSITVDGEEHLIQVKPDTTILEAALDAGLDVPYSCQNGVCTACMGQCTSGDVEMGDTTVLSEQEKKDGYILTCISHPLTENVKITYK; the protein is encoded by the coding sequence ATGAATCAATATACTTTAAAAGTAAAAGAAGTAGTTAATGAAACTGCTGATACAGTTACTATAAAATTTAAACAGCCTTTATTTAAAAAAGTACAATATCAATCTGGTCAATTTTTAACAGTAGTAAGTACTATAAACGATAAAAAAGTAAGAAGATCGTACTCGATGTCTTCTACGCCATTATTAGATACTACTGTAGATATTACTGTAAAAAGGATTGAAGGAGGCTTAGTATCTAACTTTTTGAATGATAATGTAAAAAATGGCGATGCTTTAGAAGTTTCTGAACCTTTAGGCCAATTTGCATTTGAGCCCGATAAAGAAGTTTCTAGAAATTTAATTTTTTGGGGGGCAGGGTCTGGAATAACACCTTTATTCTCTATGATTAAAAGTGCATTATTTTTTGAAAGCACATCTAAAGTAACTTTAGTTTATGGAAATAGAAATGAAAATTCTATAATATTTAAAGAGCAATTAGATGAGTTAAAAAAGAAATTTGAAGACAGATTAGAAATTGTTCATGTTTTAAGTAAACCATCTACATCTTGGGGTGGTTTTGCAGGGAGAATTGATGATGTAGTTTCTGTAAATATTTTAAATAGACTCTCTTTAGGAAATACAGTACATTATCTGTGTGGTCCAGAAGGAATGATGACTTCGGTAAAAAGTGCTTTACAACGTTTTAAAGTTCCTGGAAATAAAGTTTTTAATGAGAGTTTTGTTCCTGTAGCAGGAGATGAACATAGTAGTGACGTTAATGAACAAAATGTATCGATAACGGTAGACGGAGAAGAACATTTAATTCAGGTAAAACCAGATACAACAATATTAGAAGCAGCCTTAGATGCAGGTTTAGACGTTCCTTATTCTTGCCAAAATGGAGTATGTACTGCATGTATGGGGCAATGTACTTCTGGAGATGTTGAAATGGGCGACACTACAGTGTTATCAGAACAAGAAAAGAAAGATGGTTATATATTAACATGTATTAGTCATCCATTGACTGAAAATGTTAAAATCACTTATAAATAG
- a CDS encoding ComEC/Rec2 family competence protein: MINNAPFFKVSIPLILGILFTWYVLNTTFSVYYITLFLWVGMVIFYQFGKQIKGYFLWTTLIMYLFIFTIGIGITQPYKFATPIDQTASSISILITSGLKNHNKSNSFFGEITSNSYQKIYFQVQKDCLSIHQNDIIIISPSNLTKVYPSNNPEAFDFNKNLINKGITYKAYLKKYKVIHIAQKEKVNTFRDKINALIDQHFTSTTKGIAYSLLLGNKSEMTSEEDLIFKKSGNMHMLALSGMHIGIIIFLLNILMSWKKFFGKKVHTFMLLLQIIIIWMYAFLVGSSPSILRAASMFSLLTISYLLRKKSNPLNTIGFTCFCLLIYNPLFIFSIGFQLSFFAVISIALFPYWDDILQFPIFLRVFISLLTISVLAQLGTLPVVAYHFHFIPIYSLFSGLLSGFLISLLMYIGIMIILCSFIIPVIVPYIHFLFSATFKILLAWLGIFSQLPQLPNMYLSTLATISLSFGIFCLLYSIYYQKKNLNYVGFFCLLCCIFSQVSHQFYIRKKCITIYQSPVPIISFSQENTITTFTADTNQFQFETVIQPHQSLYEKKKTTFLTIDQGLYTRFDQKHFLWVNQFINDEIPSDSIDILFYSVRQKPNRTLKTDYLILPNKNYLDLIENKITYNKVHLLDNQGACQYIFE, translated from the coding sequence ATGATTAACAACGCTCCCTTTTTTAAGGTAAGTATTCCATTAATTCTTGGGATATTATTCACTTGGTATGTACTCAATACTACTTTTTCTGTTTACTATATTACTCTATTTCTATGGGTAGGAATGGTCATCTTTTATCAATTTGGTAAACAGATAAAAGGATATTTTTTATGGACTACTTTAATAATGTATCTATTCATTTTTACTATTGGAATAGGTATTACCCAACCTTATAAGTTTGCTACCCCAATAGATCAAACAGCTTCTAGCATTAGTATATTAATTACTTCTGGGCTGAAAAATCATAATAAATCAAATAGTTTTTTTGGCGAAATTACATCTAACTCCTATCAAAAAATATATTTTCAAGTTCAGAAAGACTGCCTATCTATACATCAAAATGATATTATAATTATCTCACCTTCTAATCTTACAAAAGTTTATCCCTCAAATAATCCAGAAGCTTTTGATTTTAATAAAAATCTAATCAATAAAGGCATAACCTATAAAGCTTACCTCAAAAAATATAAGGTGATCCATATTGCTCAGAAAGAAAAGGTAAATACATTCAGAGATAAAATTAATGCTTTGATAGACCAACATTTTACATCTACTACAAAAGGAATTGCTTATTCTTTACTACTGGGAAACAAGTCTGAAATGACCTCTGAAGAAGATCTTATTTTTAAAAAATCAGGAAATATGCATATGCTTGCATTATCAGGAATGCATATTGGAATTATTATATTCTTATTAAATATTCTGATGAGTTGGAAAAAATTCTTCGGAAAAAAAGTGCATACATTTATGTTACTCTTGCAGATAATAATTATTTGGATGTATGCTTTTTTAGTAGGTAGTTCTCCGTCTATACTTAGAGCTGCTAGTATGTTTTCTTTACTAACAATAAGTTATTTATTAAGAAAGAAATCAAACCCCTTAAATACAATTGGATTTACCTGTTTCTGTTTATTAATTTATAATCCTCTCTTCATATTTTCTATTGGTTTTCAGTTATCTTTTTTTGCTGTAATAAGTATTGCTCTATTTCCTTATTGGGACGATATTCTGCAATTCCCTATTTTTCTGAGAGTATTCATATCTTTACTAACCATATCGGTATTAGCACAATTAGGTACACTTCCTGTAGTGGCTTATCATTTTCATTTTATACCAATTTACAGTCTTTTCTCTGGTTTATTAAGTGGTTTTCTAATCAGTCTTTTAATGTATATAGGGATAATGATTATACTATGTAGTTTTATTATCCCAGTAATTGTTCCCTATATACATTTTTTATTTTCAGCTACTTTCAAAATATTATTAGCATGGCTAGGTATTTTTTCTCAGTTACCTCAGTTACCTAACATGTACTTATCAACCCTTGCTACGATAAGTCTTTCTTTCGGTATTTTTTGTTTGTTATATAGCATCTATTATCAAAAGAAGAACTTAAACTATGTAGGTTTCTTCTGTTTATTGTGTTGTATTTTTTCACAGGTTTCACATCAATTTTATATCAGGAAAAAATGCATAACCATTTATCAATCCCCGGTACCAATAATTAGTTTCTCCCAAGAAAACACTATTACTACTTTTACTGCAGATACGAATCAATTTCAGTTCGAAACTGTTATACAGCCTCATCAATCTTTATACGAAAAGAAAAAAACAACTTTTTTAACTATAGATCAAGGACTATATACGCGTTTTGATCAGAAACACTTCCTTTGGGTAAATCAATTTATAAATGATGAAATACCTTCTGATTCTATAGATATATTATTCTATTCAGTCAGACAAAAGCCAAATAGAACCCTTAAAACAGACTATTTAATACTACCAAATAAAAATTATCTTGATTTAATAGAAAATAAAATCACTTACAATAAAGTACACCTACTTGATAATCAAGGTGCTTGTCAATATATTTTTGAATGA
- the glmM gene encoding phosphoglucosamine mutase — MTLIKSISGIRGTIGGSTEESLNPVDAAKFSSTYAKWILENSENSKKVVLGRDARVSGGWLSDIVSGTLQAMGVHVIDLGLSTTPTVELAVELEEAAGGIILTASHNPANWNALKLLDSKGEFISAEAMQEILTNADEGNFEFADYKQTGSVTTDDTYIDKHIEKILELPLVDVEAIKAKDFKVVIDCVNSTGGIAVPKLLKALGVNTVEELYCEPNGKFPHNPEPLPENINEICRTLENGNFNLGIIVDPDVDRLALVTEDGTPFGEEYTLVAVADYVLEKTKGNTVSNMSSTRALRDVTEKHGGSYTASAVGEVNVVKMMKETNAIIGGEGNGGVILPELHYGRDALVGIALILSKLANYNGTANMLRKSFPDYHISKNKIELTPEIDVDNILVKIQERYVNQPINTLDGVKIEFGKEWVHLRKSNTEPIIRIYSESDSERTAEHLAQKIISDIKEIISFKADDEEELPVVDQKATEETSDNVKGDTSTSE; from the coding sequence TTGACCTTAATTAAGTCTATTTCTGGCATTAGAGGAACAATTGGTGGTTCTACTGAAGAATCATTAAATCCTGTTGATGCCGCAAAATTTTCGTCTACTTATGCAAAGTGGATCTTAGAAAATTCGGAAAACAGTAAAAAAGTTGTACTTGGTAGAGACGCTCGCGTTTCTGGCGGATGGCTTTCTGATATCGTTTCAGGTACGCTTCAAGCTATGGGTGTTCATGTTATAGACCTTGGTTTATCAACAACACCAACTGTAGAACTTGCTGTAGAGCTTGAGGAAGCTGCAGGAGGAATTATCCTTACTGCTAGTCATAACCCTGCTAACTGGAATGCCCTTAAATTACTAGATTCTAAAGGAGAGTTTATCTCTGCAGAAGCTATGCAAGAAATCTTGACAAACGCTGACGAAGGAAACTTCGAGTTTGCAGATTATAAACAAACTGGTTCTGTAACTACGGATGATACCTACATCGACAAACATATTGAGAAGATCTTAGAACTTCCTTTAGTTGATGTTGAAGCAATTAAAGCTAAAGATTTTAAAGTAGTTATTGATTGTGTTAACTCTACTGGTGGTATTGCCGTACCTAAGCTTTTAAAAGCTCTAGGTGTAAATACTGTTGAGGAGTTATACTGTGAGCCAAACGGGAAATTCCCTCACAACCCAGAACCTCTTCCTGAAAATATTAATGAGATTTGTAGAACACTAGAAAATGGTAATTTCAATCTAGGAATTATTGTTGACCCTGATGTTGACAGGTTAGCATTAGTAACAGAAGACGGTACTCCTTTTGGTGAAGAATATACACTAGTAGCTGTTGCTGATTACGTTTTAGAAAAAACGAAAGGCAATACAGTTTCTAATATGTCTTCTACACGTGCACTTCGTGATGTTACTGAAAAACATGGCGGTTCTTATACAGCTTCTGCTGTTGGAGAGGTGAACGTTGTAAAAATGATGAAAGAAACCAATGCAATTATTGGCGGAGAAGGTAACGGAGGTGTTATTTTACCAGAATTACATTACGGTAGAGACGCTTTAGTTGGTATTGCTTTGATTTTATCGAAACTTGCTAATTATAATGGTACAGCAAATATGCTTCGTAAATCATTCCCTGATTACCATATCTCTAAAAATAAAATTGAATTAACACCTGAGATTGATGTTGATAATATCTTAGTTAAAATTCAAGAACGTTACGTAAACCAACCAATTAACACTTTAGATGGTGTAAAAATTGAATTTGGTAAAGAGTGGGTTCATTTGAGAAAATCAAATACTGAACCTATTATCCGTATTTACTCTGAATCTGATTCTGAAAGAACTGCTGAGCATTTAGCTCAAAAAATAATTTCAGATATCAAAGAAATTATCTCTTTCAAAGCAGATGATGAGGAAGAACTTCCTGTAGTTGATCAAAAGGCTACTGAAGAAACTTCTGATAATGTTAAAGGAGATACATCTACAAGTGAATAA
- a CDS encoding cysteine desulfurase family protein, with protein MSIYLDSAASTSLDPVVKEVMIEVMDSVYGNPSSTHTHGRASKAMLESARKQIAKAINALPSEIIFTSGGTESDNIAIKGLVKAYGLKRIITSKLEHHAVLHITEHLSKDLDLELIFLDCDKEGNLDLSQLENLLEEKGEETLVTLMHANNEIGNILDIKKVGLLCKNSGAYFHSDTVQSIGHFPVDVKDLHVHSMAGAAHKFHGPKGSGFLYVKKGTQMPALIEGGGQEREVRSGTENVWGIVGLAKALDIATEQMDSHTAHIKEVKQYMKEQLIEHIDDVQFNGMSADLENSLYTVLNVSFPPSEKNSMLLFALDLQKISVSGGSACSSGASQGSHVIAGIDGDSSRTSVRFSFSKENKKDEIDITIGKLKEILGLNVPV; from the coding sequence ATGAGCATTTATCTTGATAGTGCTGCTAGCACGTCTTTAGATCCTGTAGTTAAGGAAGTTATGATCGAAGTAATGGATTCTGTTTACGGTAATCCATCTTCTACCCATACACACGGTAGAGCTTCTAAAGCAATGTTAGAAAGCGCCCGAAAACAAATAGCAAAAGCAATTAATGCATTACCTTCTGAAATTATTTTCACTTCTGGGGGTACTGAATCTGATAATATAGCCATTAAAGGCTTGGTTAAAGCTTACGGACTTAAAAGAATTATTACTTCTAAGTTAGAGCACCATGCTGTTTTACATATTACTGAACATCTTTCTAAAGACCTTGACTTAGAATTGATATTCTTAGATTGTGATAAAGAAGGAAATTTAGACTTATCACAATTAGAAAATCTTTTAGAAGAAAAAGGAGAAGAAACTCTTGTTACTTTAATGCATGCCAATAATGAAATTGGTAATATCCTTGATATAAAGAAAGTAGGTTTACTTTGTAAAAATTCAGGAGCATATTTCCATTCAGATACCGTTCAAAGTATTGGTCATTTTCCTGTTGATGTAAAAGATCTTCATGTTCATTCAATGGCTGGAGCTGCTCATAAATTCCATGGTCCTAAAGGAAGTGGGTTTTTATATGTAAAGAAAGGCACACAAATGCCTGCTTTAATAGAAGGTGGTGGACAAGAAAGAGAAGTTCGTTCTGGTACTGAAAATGTATGGGGTATTGTTGGTTTGGCAAAAGCTTTAGATATCGCTACAGAACAAATGGACAGTCATACTGCTCACATTAAGGAAGTGAAGCAATACATGAAAGAACAATTAATTGAACATATTGACGATGTTCAATTTAATGGTATGAGTGCTGATTTAGAGAATAGTTTATATACTGTACTAAATGTAAGTTTCCCTCCTTCAGAAAAAAATAGTATGCTACTATTTGCTTTAGATTTACAAAAAATCTCTGTTTCTGGTGGTAGTGCTTGTAGTAGTGGAGCCTCTCAAGGATCTCATGTAATTGCTGGTATTGATGGAGATTCTTCCCGTACTAGTGTTCGTTTTTCTTTCTCTAAAGAAAATAAGAAAGACGAAATTGATATTACTATTGGTAAGTTAAAAGAAATTTTAGGTCTTAATGTTCCTGTTTAA
- the eno gene encoding phosphopyruvate hydratase, whose product METFIESIYALEILDSRGNPTVRVYVELFDGTKEFSSVPSGASTGQNEALELRDNDSRYGGKGVEKAVENVNTLIANALIGMDATKQKDIDYTMIELDGTENKSKLGANAILGVSMAVAKAAAKSLNLPLYQYLGGTNAVRIPVPCMNILNGGEHADNSVDFQEFMLVPDGAPTFREGLRYVAETFHILKGILKERGLATSVGDEGGFAPDCESNEAAIELIIEAINKAGYTPGKDLSIAIDNAANSFCPNLKDDYNLSWSGRGKVTSDDLINLAGEWLEKYPIILWEDPLAEKDWDGFTKFTEKYGDKIEVVGDDIFVTNTKYIKEGIDKKAANSCLIKLNQIGSVTETIEAVRMCREAGWRYFLSHRSGETEDTFLADFAVAMDGGHLKTGSACRGERIAKYNRLLEIEHELDGRSEYRW is encoded by the coding sequence ATGGAAACATTTATTGAATCAATTTATGCTCTTGAAATTTTAGACTCAAGAGGTAACCCAACAGTAAGAGTCTATGTAGAGCTTTTTGATGGAACAAAAGAGTTTTCATCAGTACCATCTGGAGCTTCAACAGGTCAGAACGAAGCGTTAGAATTAAGAGATAATGATAGTAGGTATGGAGGAAAGGGAGTCGAAAAAGCTGTCGAAAATGTAAATACACTTATTGCTAATGCTTTAATTGGTATGGATGCTACTAAACAAAAAGATATTGACTATACCATGATAGAGCTAGATGGTACAGAAAACAAATCTAAACTAGGAGCAAATGCAATTTTAGGAGTGTCTATGGCAGTAGCAAAGGCTGCTGCTAAATCACTTAATTTACCTCTTTATCAATACTTAGGAGGTACAAATGCAGTACGTATTCCTGTACCATGTATGAATATCTTAAATGGAGGAGAACATGCTGATAATAGTGTAGATTTTCAAGAATTTATGCTGGTACCAGATGGTGCACCTACTTTTAGAGAAGGTCTACGTTATGTGGCAGAAACGTTTCATATTTTAAAAGGTATATTAAAGGAGAGAGGTTTAGCAACAAGCGTTGGAGATGAGGGTGGATTTGCTCCTGATTGTGAAAGTAATGAGGCAGCAATAGAATTAATTATTGAGGCAATTAATAAAGCAGGTTATACACCTGGAAAAGATTTATCAATTGCTATAGATAATGCTGCAAATTCATTTTGCCCAAACTTAAAAGATGATTATAATTTATCTTGGTCTGGAAGAGGAAAAGTAACTTCTGATGATTTAATAAATTTAGCAGGAGAGTGGTTAGAAAAGTATCCTATAATATTATGGGAAGATCCATTAGCAGAAAAAGATTGGGATGGGTTTACTAAATTCACAGAGAAATACGGTGATAAAATAGAGGTTGTTGGAGATGATATCTTTGTAACAAATACTAAATATATAAAGGAAGGGATCGATAAAAAGGCAGCTAATTCTTGTCTTATTAAATTAAATCAAATTGGTTCTGTAACAGAAACTATTGAGGCTGTTCGAATGTGTAGAGAAGCAGGTTGGCGTTACTTTTTGTCTCATAGATCTGGAGAGACAGAAGATACTTTCTTAGCAGATTTTGCAGTAGCAATGGATGGAGGTCATTTAAAAACGGGCTCAGCATGTAGAGGAGAACGGATTGCAAAATATAATCGCTTACTAGAAATCGAACACGAACTAGATGGTCGTTCAGAATATAGATGGTAA